A single Nicotiana tabacum cultivar K326 chromosome 5, ASM71507v2, whole genome shotgun sequence DNA region contains:
- the LOC107791866 gene encoding nascent polypeptide-associated complex subunit alpha-like protein — translation MTAAQSQEELLAAHLEQQKIESEEPIIEDEEDDDDEDDDDDKDDDDAEDLGDGSGRSKQSRSEKKSRKAMLKLGMKPIPGVSRVTVKKSKNILFVISKPDVFKSPNSDTYVIFGEAKIEDLSSQLQTQAAEQFKAPNLSNVISKPEPSTVAQDDEDVDETGVEPKDIELVMTQAGVSRAKAVKALKAADGDIVSAIMELTN, via the exons ATGACTGCTGCTCAATCGCAAGAAGAGCTCTTAGCCGCTCATCTCGAACAACAAAAGATTGAG TCTGAGGAACCTATTAtcgaggatgaagaagatgatgatgatgaagatgatgatgatgacaaagatgatgatgatgctgaag ACCTCGGAGATGGTAGTGGCAGGTCAAAGCAGAGCAGGAGTGAGAAGAAGAGTCGCAAAGCTATGCTAAAGCTAGGAATGAAGCCAATCCCTGGGGTCAGCCGTGTAACTGTCAAGAAGAGCAAAAAT ATTCTATTTGTCATCTCAAAACCAGATGTTTTCAAGAGCCCAAATTCAGACACATATGTCATATTTGGTGAAGCAAAGATTGAGGATTTGAGCTCGCAGTTGCAGACTCAAGCTGCAGAACAGTTTAAGGCTCCTAACCTGAGCAATGTTATATCGAAGCCTGAGCCATCGACTGTGGCTCAGGATGACGAGGATGTCGATGAGACTGGTGTAGAACCAAAGGATATAGAGTTGGTGATGACTCAAGCAGGAGTGTCCCGAGCTAAAGCAGTCAAAGCTCTCAAGGCTGCTGATGGTGATATTGTCTCTGCTATCATGGAGCTTACAAATTAG